The window GATCTGCACGGCAGTGTTGGCCTTCGACACAAAGAGCGGCTTCATTTCGACCGGATGCGCCATGACGCTGGACAAAAGCACGGCGCAGACGATCAGCGCGTCACGCGAGACCATGGTCACCACCAGCCACAGCGGCAGCTCGCGGGCGAATCCGAGCACTACGAACACCGAAACCAGCAAAAGCTTGTCGGCGATCGGGTCGAGATAGGCGCCGAGGCGCGAGGACTGGTTCCAGCGGCGGGCGATGAAGCCGTCGACGCCGTCGGAAACGCCGGCGATGACGAAGCCGGCAAAGGCCCAGTCCCACCGCGTGTCGAGCATCGCCAGCACCACGGCGGGCACCAGCAGCAGCCGCATGATGGTGATCATGTTGGGGATGGTCACGTGATATCCCGTCGTGGCCTTTGTTGGGAAATAGATGACGGAGATGGGAGGGGCGCGCAAGGGAGGAGCTGCCGATCTCCCCCCTTGAGGGCCCTCGAGGGGGGAGATGGCCGGCAGGCCAGAGGGGGTC is drawn from Mesorhizobium sp. B1-1-8 and contains these coding sequences:
- a CDS encoding CDP-alcohol phosphatidyltransferase family protein, encoding MTIPNMITIMRLLLVPAVVLAMLDTRWDWAFAGFVIAGVSDGVDGFIARRWNQSSRLGAYLDPIADKLLLVSVFVVLGFARELPLWLVVTMVSRDALIVCAVLLSSVMAHPVEMKPLFVSKANTAVQIVLAALVLGELAFAVHLGQARPALILLSGALTVASAAAYLVTWLRHMSGNGEGSTTGT